A stretch of Methanosphaerula palustris E1-9c DNA encodes these proteins:
- a CDS encoding type II secretion system F family protein: MRSWRFVQDWVARDPIKWQTLNTDLISSRAGVTVEHYLVNAIGGSIGVGILFAVVGFVISGLVIAMQKASGTTMTTPITGVHLPVSIGPIPMGIIEQVGVGTLAFSIAAAITYFIALQWPGLQKGTRSTKINLTLHNAVAYMYAMRKGGGELMVIFRSISDHSNIYGEVALEFRQIVRDADFFGLDEVSAIRRLNLTTPSTKLKDFLQDLLSVIESGGDMATFLSTRVHLFQEEARFEQKQFLGFLSLVAESYVTLFVAGPLFLIIIMVVMGMMGGSAVLQLSMVTYVMLPVGTSLFMVMIDLVSIKSEVVSRFTQKKLLHEFSDVRVRETTDEEPFFATLARYDKWRQVKAFLSSPLQAFVMKPSRILYISVPIGIIYVLVHLLMVQGAPDLETYLDLVDDHIVIAVLIILVPYSVFFEGWNRKLGGIESSIPEFLDRMAGINQVGLTMAQAISIMVNANLGVLGYEIKRIKRDMEWGANFSEALMRFERRITTPIIARMVVLITKASEMSGQINEVLNIAASDARMSDVLKKERLGEMFIYTAIVYLSFMVFIFVVGVLSSQFLPVLGGIQPGSVSQAGGAFSGLGSIPIKTFDRLLYHACLLQGFFSGLIAGQMGESSIGSGVKHACIMVIIALIAFNTVV; this comes from the coding sequence ATGAGGTCGTGGCGGTTTGTTCAGGACTGGGTGGCGCGTGACCCGATCAAATGGCAGACACTGAACACGGATCTGATCTCAAGCCGTGCCGGGGTGACGGTGGAGCACTATCTGGTCAATGCGATCGGGGGATCGATAGGGGTAGGGATCCTCTTTGCGGTTGTCGGGTTTGTGATCTCCGGCCTGGTGATTGCGATGCAGAAGGCCAGCGGAACCACGATGACCACGCCGATTACCGGCGTTCACCTGCCGGTTTCGATCGGTCCGATCCCAATGGGGATCATCGAGCAGGTGGGTGTCGGGACCCTGGCCTTCTCGATCGCCGCCGCCATCACCTATTTTATCGCCCTTCAGTGGCCCGGACTCCAGAAAGGGACCCGTTCGACCAAAATAAACCTGACCCTCCACAACGCGGTTGCTTACATGTATGCAATGCGGAAGGGTGGTGGGGAACTGATGGTGATCTTCCGCTCGATCTCCGATCATTCCAACATCTATGGTGAGGTGGCACTTGAGTTTAGACAGATCGTCAGGGACGCAGACTTCTTCGGTCTGGACGAGGTCTCGGCGATTCGGCGGCTGAACCTGACGACCCCGTCGACCAAGTTGAAGGACTTTCTTCAGGATCTCCTCTCGGTGATCGAGAGTGGCGGGGATATGGCCACATTCCTCTCGACAAGGGTTCATCTCTTCCAGGAGGAGGCTCGGTTTGAACAGAAACAGTTCCTCGGTTTCCTCTCGCTGGTTGCAGAGTCATACGTGACCCTCTTCGTCGCCGGCCCCCTCTTTCTGATCATCATCATGGTGGTGATGGGGATGATGGGGGGGTCTGCAGTGTTGCAGCTCTCTATGGTCACCTATGTGATGCTCCCGGTCGGGACTTCCCTCTTCATGGTGATGATAGATCTGGTTTCGATCAAGAGCGAGGTGGTCTCCCGGTTCACCCAGAAAAAACTCCTCCATGAGTTCTCTGATGTTCGGGTCAGGGAGACGACCGATGAAGAGCCATTCTTCGCAACTCTGGCCAGGTACGACAAGTGGCGGCAGGTGAAGGCCTTCCTTTCCAGTCCATTGCAGGCATTTGTGATGAAACCGTCCAGAATCCTCTACATCAGTGTCCCGATCGGGATCATCTATGTACTCGTTCACCTGCTGATGGTTCAGGGCGCTCCTGACCTGGAGACTTATCTCGATCTGGTCGACGACCATATCGTCATCGCAGTACTGATCATCCTTGTCCCGTATTCGGTCTTCTTTGAGGGGTGGAATCGGAAGTTGGGGGGCATCGAATCCTCGATCCCCGAGTTTCTGGATCGGATGGCCGGGATCAACCAGGTCGGACTGACGATGGCACAGGCGATCTCCATTATGGTCAACGCGAACCTCGGGGTGCTCGGTTACGAGATCAAGCGGATCAAGCGGGACATGGAGTGGGGGGCTAACTTCTCTGAGGCGCTGATGCGGTTTGAACGGCGGATCACCACCCCGATCATCGCGAGAATGGTGGTACTGATCACCAAGGCCAGCGAGATGAGCGGGCAGATCAACGAGGTGCTGAACATCGCGGCCAGTGATGCCAGGATGTCGGATGTCCTCAAAAAAGAGCGGCTGGGTGAGATGTTCATCTATACGGCTATCGTCTACCTCTCGTTCATGGTTTTCATCTTCGTTGTTGGGGTCCTCTCCAGCCAGTTTCTGCCGGTGCTCGGCGGAATCCAGCCCGGTTCCGTCTCTCAGGCAGGGGGTGCCTTCTCTGGCCTTGGCTCGATCCCGATCAAGACCTTCGACCGGTTGCTCTACCATGCATGTTTGCTGCAGGGCTTTTTTTCAGGGTTGATCGCAGGGCAGATGGGCGAGTCCTCGATCGGATCCGGTGTGAAGCATGCCTGTATCATGGTGATCATCGCCCTGATCGCGTTCAACACAGTCGTCTGA
- a CDS encoding type II/IV secretion system ATPase subunit, producing MTGLRDLISGFKSGEVKESGPQKSQSFFSSLKSKVTDDKRIAEYDPAVHGSLVDRTLPNEYELIESYWVDEGCSQVNIVHNRKTQQDEYVLYEPELSPFEYELIERIFEDLRDVLILTDDEIGFDKNQLLFQKMNGLLVEYGLVLEQSTMFKLQYFLIRNFLGWSRIDAVMKDPHIEDISCDGTNIPLFLYHRKYRNIKTNIKFDEESLISLAIKLAQRSGKHISIGSPLIDATLPDGSRLQLALGKEVTSRGTSFTIRKFREEPFTPIELMEYHTFNADALVYFWLAIENNKSLLFIGGTASGKTTSLNAVSLFITPLAKVVSIEDTREITLYHDNWIASVTRESVAESSSTIDMFALLKSAMRQRPEYIIVGEVRGNEAQTLFQAMNTGHTTFSTMHAGSVDAAIHRLESEPLNVPRNMVQALNVISIQGLIYQGTARVRRCQEIVEVVGIDPSTGNLRVNNVFTYDPIRDVIAYTGRSQVYASIAERRGWSRDQLDEEIALRKELLMAMHDQDIRDYRSVSRIFQAYYIDAQRVMRVKTDLRRILE from the coding sequence TTGACAGGGTTACGCGATCTGATCAGCGGGTTCAAAAGCGGAGAGGTTAAGGAATCCGGACCTCAAAAGTCGCAATCATTCTTTTCATCCCTGAAGAGTAAGGTCACTGATGATAAGAGGATCGCCGAGTATGACCCGGCTGTCCATGGATCTCTGGTGGATCGGACCCTCCCGAATGAGTATGAACTGATCGAGAGCTACTGGGTCGACGAAGGGTGCTCCCAGGTGAATATCGTCCATAACAGAAAGACCCAGCAGGATGAATATGTGCTCTATGAACCCGAACTCTCCCCGTTTGAGTATGAACTGATCGAGCGGATCTTTGAGGATCTCCGTGATGTGCTGATCCTGACTGACGATGAGATCGGGTTTGACAAGAACCAGCTCCTCTTTCAGAAGATGAATGGTCTTCTGGTCGAGTACGGGCTGGTACTCGAACAGTCGACGATGTTCAAACTCCAGTACTTCCTTATTCGGAACTTCCTTGGCTGGTCCCGTATCGATGCGGTGATGAAGGACCCCCATATCGAGGATATATCCTGTGATGGGACCAATATTCCTCTCTTCCTCTATCACCGGAAATACCGGAACATCAAGACCAACATCAAGTTCGACGAGGAGTCGCTTATCTCCCTCGCCATTAAACTGGCTCAGCGTTCAGGAAAGCATATCTCGATCGGGAGTCCCTTAATCGATGCGACGCTTCCGGATGGGTCACGGTTGCAGCTGGCACTCGGAAAGGAGGTCACCTCCCGGGGGACATCGTTCACGATCCGAAAGTTCCGTGAGGAGCCGTTCACTCCGATTGAACTGATGGAGTATCATACTTTCAATGCAGATGCTCTGGTCTATTTCTGGCTTGCGATTGAGAACAACAAGAGTCTCCTCTTCATCGGGGGCACAGCATCAGGGAAGACCACCTCTTTAAATGCCGTCTCGCTTTTCATCACCCCGCTTGCAAAGGTGGTCTCGATCGAGGATACCCGTGAGATTACGCTGTACCATGACAACTGGATCGCTTCGGTGACCAGGGAGTCGGTGGCTGAGAGTTCATCGACGATCGATATGTTCGCCCTGCTGAAGTCTGCGATGCGGCAGCGGCCTGAGTACATCATTGTGGGGGAGGTCCGAGGGAACGAGGCCCAGACCCTCTTCCAGGCGATGAACACTGGCCATACCACCTTCTCGACGATGCATGCAGGGAGTGTGGATGCGGCCATCCACCGTCTTGAGAGCGAACCGCTGAATGTTCCTCGGAACATGGTGCAGGCGCTGAATGTGATCTCGATTCAGGGGCTGATCTACCAGGGTACAGCCAGGGTGCGCCGGTGTCAGGAGATCGTCGAGGTGGTCGGGATCGATCCGTCGACCGGAAACCTCCGGGTGAACAATGTCTTCACCTATGACCCGATCAGAGATGTGATCGCGTACACCGGAAGATCACAGGTCTATGCCTCGATCGCCGAGCGGCGGGGATGGTCACGGGACCAGCTCGATGAGGAGATCGCCCTTCGAAAGGAACTGTTGATGGCGATGCATGATCAGGATATCCGGGATTACCGGTCTGTGTCACGAATCTTCCAGGCCTATTACATCGATGCACAGCGGGTGATGCGCGTCAAGACTGATCTTCGCAGGATACTTGAATGA
- a CDS encoding RAD55 family ATPase: protein MTEDDRTLIQTPCILKEEKSWRSSVADNKRMPTGITSFDPVMEGGVPPGSVILLLGDIGAGSTEFVYSSVINLSVMKKSPSNQRQMLPEEIRYITFTKMEEDIRRDINLSFDPEITAGLGDGVHFDDLSEQYFDASTVPGDWYTERDLMTRLKRRSEHKSTLVQLATVLSTVAENSLVILDSLTDIATSYSDTENWKELTAYLRGLQRVSKRWNTTIYMLLTEGILNRSQIQEIADITDAVILFRWEESVAARRQRVMYFQKFRGVMPHLEENDLVKFSVRISPKIGFEVSNIRVII from the coding sequence ATGACAGAAGATGACAGAACATTAATCCAGACACCCTGCATACTAAAAGAAGAAAAGTCATGGAGGTCATCAGTGGCTGATAACAAGCGTATGCCCACCGGGATCACATCATTTGATCCGGTGATGGAGGGAGGAGTACCACCAGGGTCTGTGATCCTGCTACTCGGAGATATCGGGGCCGGTTCCACTGAGTTCGTCTACAGTTCAGTGATAAATCTCTCTGTCATGAAGAAGAGCCCGAGCAACCAGCGGCAGATGCTCCCCGAAGAGATCAGGTACATCACGTTCACCAAGATGGAGGAGGACATCCGGCGGGATATCAACCTCTCCTTTGACCCTGAGATCACCGCCGGGCTGGGTGACGGTGTTCACTTCGATGATCTCTCTGAACAGTACTTCGATGCGAGCACAGTGCCTGGCGACTGGTACACCGAACGAGACCTGATGACCCGTCTGAAACGCCGTTCAGAACACAAATCCACCCTGGTGCAGCTGGCAACAGTGCTGAGTACGGTGGCAGAGAACAGTCTGGTCATCCTCGATTCGCTAACTGATATCGCAACCAGTTACAGTGATACCGAAAACTGGAAGGAACTGACAGCGTACCTTCGTGGTCTGCAGCGGGTCTCAAAACGCTGGAACACGACCATCTATATGCTACTGACCGAAGGGATCCTGAACCGTTCGCAGATCCAGGAGATCGCCGATATCACCGATGCAGTCATCCTCTTTCGATGGGAGGAGAGCGTTGCCGCCCGGCGACAGCGGGTGATGTATTTTCAGAAGTTCCGCGGGGTGATGCCTCACCTCGAAGAGAACGACCTGGTGAAGTTTTCGGTCAGAATATCGCCGAAGATCGGCTTTGAAGTCTCGAATATCAGGGTGATCATATGA
- a CDS encoding KaiC domain-containing protein, which produces MSVDEERVRMGIDGLDEMLSGGLIPGSFAAIVGTYGTGKTTFALQFIWEGLIRGETAIYITLEESEESIVRYMQVKSWDIDQYRNTTFFVLKLDPTNFNLSINSIRNDLPPLIKKYNAKRVVFDPISLFEDLFDTDSARRHELFRFVDMLRSEDCTVLMTSEADKDNQYSSRHNLIEYLVDTVILLRYIRSNESSQVHLALEVVKMRLSAHSREIKPYEILSDRVNVYSEANVF; this is translated from the coding sequence ATGAGCGTGGACGAGGAACGGGTCAGGATGGGGATCGACGGACTCGACGAGATGCTGAGCGGTGGCCTGATCCCGGGGAGTTTTGCTGCGATCGTCGGGACCTACGGAACAGGAAAGACGACCTTCGCCCTGCAGTTCATCTGGGAGGGACTCATCCGTGGGGAGACAGCCATCTACATCACCCTTGAGGAGAGTGAAGAGTCTATCGTCAGGTACATGCAGGTGAAAAGCTGGGATATCGACCAGTACCGGAACACCACGTTTTTTGTCCTGAAGCTCGACCCGACCAACTTTAACCTCTCAATAAACTCGATCAGAAATGATCTGCCGCCCCTGATCAAGAAGTATAATGCCAAGCGGGTCGTCTTCGACCCGATCTCTCTCTTTGAAGACCTCTTCGACACTGACTCTGCACGCCGGCATGAACTCTTCAGATTCGTCGATATGCTAAGAAGCGAGGACTGTACCGTACTGATGACCAGCGAGGCCGACAAGGACAACCAGTATTCCAGCCGGCATAACCTGATCGAGTACCTGGTCGACACGGTGATTCTACTCAGGTACATCCGCTCCAATGAGTCATCACAGGTCCACCTGGCCCTGGAGGTCGTGAAGATGCGACTATCAGCCCATTCCCGTGAGATCAAACCCTACGAGATTCTCAGCGACAGGGTGAATGTTTACTCTGAGGCGAATGTCTTTTGA
- a CDS encoding pro-sigmaK processing inhibitor BofA family protein translates to MFVELLVLVLAIILAAGLYYFMKNLLYLLVHAVVGVIVLVLVNLFLFPPVSVNLITVLVVGFGGIPGLLVVLLLHLTGIAF, encoded by the coding sequence ATGTTTGTGGAACTGCTCGTCCTGGTTCTGGCCATCATCCTGGCAGCTGGACTCTATTATTTTATGAAGAACCTGCTGTACCTGCTGGTTCATGCGGTAGTTGGGGTGATCGTCCTGGTGCTGGTCAACCTCTTCCTCTTTCCCCCGGTATCAGTCAATCTGATCACCGTGCTTGTCGTTGGATTCGGTGGAATTCCCGGGTTGTTGGTCGTTCTTCTGCTTCATCTGACCGGGATCGCCTTCTAG
- a CDS encoding pro-sigmaK processing inhibitor BofA family protein produces the protein MIASVLTVLLAFVVAVVIYYFLKKSLTLLINSIVGIIVLYGLNYFDVFTPAIPIDVASVLVCAFGGLPGLLIVVILHLAGITI, from the coding sequence ATGATAGCATCAGTGCTAACGGTGCTGCTCGCCTTTGTTGTGGCTGTTGTCATCTACTACTTTTTAAAGAAGTCACTGACCCTGCTGATCAACTCGATCGTCGGTATCATAGTGCTCTATGGGTTGAACTACTTCGATGTCTTCACCCCGGCTATCCCGATCGATGTCGCATCGGTGCTGGTCTGTGCATTTGGGGGCCTTCCGGGGCTGCTGATCGTTGTTATTCTGCACCTGGCTGGTATCACCATCTGA
- a CDS encoding TldD/PmbA family protein — translation MAVIEEVLREGARHADEVEVYFVEGEMVSADFKRGMVAVAEASHECGLGIRTIVGGRIGTSSTNDPSRWKECLTAALASGRLATGQAWNGLPGPAVLDRTPLCYDPSLSPDARQLQELLDGVLEGAGTHPATVTSASAVLSNATTTLANTHGVEYTVPDSDIALSCEAISGQSTGYEGQSSAFLDIDPAAIGERATFFAAHSVGGDDLATGTYDIILSETAFAELLGTVFLPALSGRSVHAGRSFLADKLGAAVGVPSLQIYDDPHRLHGPGSTFWDDEGVPTSRLDFVRDGILRSYAYDLRTAYRYKATSTGSAVRGGYGGNPSIGFHSLIIEGEVQSIEQERAVYVRDVVGAHTANPMSGDFSVEISNPCWMENGEFGAPIRKAMLAGNVFSMLHEIAGVSGHVRTVGSMIVPSIRLNTQHLIGT, via the coding sequence GTGGCAGTGATTGAAGAGGTGCTGCGCGAAGGCGCACGTCATGCAGATGAGGTCGAGGTTTACTTCGTCGAAGGGGAGATGGTATCGGCAGACTTCAAGCGGGGGATGGTCGCAGTGGCCGAGGCCTCCCATGAGTGTGGGCTCGGGATCCGGACGATCGTCGGCGGGAGGATCGGTACCTCCTCGACGAATGATCCCTCCCGATGGAAGGAGTGCTTGACCGCGGCCTTGGCTAGTGGTCGGCTTGCCACCGGGCAGGCCTGGAACGGCCTTCCCGGCCCTGCAGTTCTGGACCGGACGCCACTCTGTTACGATCCCTCCCTCTCCCCCGATGCCAGGCAGCTCCAGGAACTGCTGGATGGGGTGCTGGAGGGGGCCGGCACCCATCCGGCTACGGTGACCAGCGCCTCGGCAGTCCTCTCGAATGCGACGACGACGCTGGCCAACACCCATGGGGTCGAGTACACGGTTCCTGATTCAGATATAGCCCTCTCCTGTGAGGCGATCAGCGGCCAGTCGACCGGGTACGAGGGGCAGAGTTCTGCATTCCTCGACATCGACCCGGCCGCGATCGGGGAACGGGCCACCTTCTTCGCAGCTCATTCGGTCGGAGGCGACGATCTCGCCACCGGCACCTACGACATCATCCTCTCTGAGACCGCCTTCGCCGAACTGCTCGGGACTGTCTTTCTGCCGGCCCTCTCCGGCCGGAGCGTCCATGCCGGCAGGTCCTTTCTGGCCGATAAACTCGGCGCGGCGGTGGGGGTCCCCTCGTTGCAGATCTATGACGACCCGCACCGCCTCCATGGGCCAGGGTCCACGTTTTGGGATGATGAAGGGGTGCCGACCAGCCGGCTCGACTTCGTCAGGGATGGGATTCTCCGTTCGTACGCCTATGACCTGCGGACAGCATACCGGTACAAAGCGACCTCCACAGGCAGTGCTGTCAGGGGCGGCTATGGTGGCAATCCGTCGATAGGGTTCCACTCGCTGATCATCGAGGGCGAGGTGCAGTCGATCGAGCAGGAACGGGCGGTTTATGTCCGAGATGTGGTTGGCGCTCACACTGCAAATCCGATGTCAGGTGACTTCTCGGTGGAGATCTCCAACCCCTGCTGGATGGAGAATGGCGAGTTTGGAGCCCCGATTCGCAAGGCGATGCTGGCGGGGAACGTCTTCTCGATGCTGCATGAGATCGCCGGCGTATCAGGGCATGTGCGGACCGTCGGATCGATGATCGTCCCGTCTATTCGGTTGAATACTCAGCACCTCATCGGTACCTAG
- a CDS encoding TldD/PmbA family protein: MDGIRYYDIRHVRGEATHIDIDNSVVESAGTSFFDQAVIRVLGPKGWGVYSLDSFRPTPARVTELLEKAREIAAITGEEVTLGDAPHGVKVGPPIAEDPLQVDLEEKTALLGAIEQAARVPGIVNTRATYIERHERVRFTDCHGTELEFEQVRSGFNVLAVASAQGMMQMGYEREHTISGFNLRHREEMGSKAAATAIALLTAKVPKGGSLRAVLDPELAGVFAHEAVGHASEGDLIHEGSSVLKGRIGERIGNETLTIADDPSLYLFGFEPCDAEGVLPVRTEMISHGVVSAYLHNLETLAAVGDGIAGHARAMPGQVPQVRMSNTFIENGDSSYDELLAECRDGILLCGSRGGQVDPGRGVFQFNAEYGYMIENGEKTGMVRDVSLSGEILSTLHNIVLIGNDRTMGQGYCGKGGQSVPVSDGAPHVLLIDAVVGGSGSD; this comes from the coding sequence ATGGACGGGATCCGATACTATGATATCAGGCATGTGCGTGGCGAGGCCACCCACATCGATATCGATAACAGTGTCGTGGAGTCGGCAGGGACCTCGTTCTTTGATCAGGCAGTGATCCGGGTGCTCGGACCGAAGGGCTGGGGCGTTTACTCACTCGATTCGTTCCGTCCTACCCCTGCCCGCGTCACTGAACTGCTCGAGAAGGCCCGGGAGATCGCGGCGATCACTGGGGAGGAGGTGACCCTTGGGGATGCTCCCCACGGGGTGAAGGTCGGCCCTCCCATAGCCGAGGATCCACTGCAGGTGGATCTTGAGGAGAAGACGGCCCTGCTCGGTGCGATCGAGCAGGCGGCCCGGGTTCCTGGGATCGTGAACACGCGGGCCACCTACATCGAGCGGCACGAACGGGTCCGGTTCACCGACTGCCATGGAACCGAACTGGAGTTTGAACAGGTTCGGTCCGGGTTCAATGTGCTGGCCGTCGCCTCAGCGCAGGGGATGATGCAGATGGGGTACGAGCGGGAACATACGATCAGCGGCTTCAACCTCCGTCACCGCGAGGAGATGGGGAGCAAGGCTGCAGCGACGGCGATCGCCCTTCTCACTGCGAAGGTCCCGAAGGGTGGGTCGCTCCGTGCCGTTCTCGACCCGGAATTGGCTGGAGTCTTCGCCCACGAGGCGGTCGGCCATGCCAGCGAAGGGGATCTGATCCATGAGGGGAGTTCGGTGCTGAAGGGAAGGATCGGTGAACGGATCGGCAACGAAACACTGACGATCGCCGACGATCCCTCCCTCTACCTCTTCGGGTTTGAACCATGCGATGCGGAGGGGGTGCTGCCTGTGCGGACCGAGATGATCAGCCACGGCGTGGTCTCGGCGTACCTCCATAACCTGGAGACGCTCGCGGCGGTTGGCGACGGGATCGCCGGCCATGCCCGTGCGATGCCAGGGCAGGTCCCGCAGGTAAGGATGTCCAACACGTTCATCGAGAACGGGGACTCCTCGTACGACGAGCTCCTTGCAGAGTGCAGGGACGGGATCCTCCTCTGTGGTTCCCGTGGCGGACAGGTGGACCCCGGACGGGGTGTCTTCCAGTTCAATGCAGAGTATGGTTATATGATCGAGAATGGAGAGAAGACTGGTATGGTCCGGGATGTCTCGCTCTCAGGGGAGATCCTCTCAACTCTCCACAACATCGTGCTGATCGGTAACGACCGGACGATGGGACAGGGATACTGTGGAAAGGGCGGGCAGAGCGTGCCCGTCTCGGATGGGGCTCCCCATGTTCTTCTGATCGATGCGGTGGTGGGTGGCAGTGGCAGTGATTGA
- the lonB gene encoding ATP-dependent protease LonB → MDSTVNEEPTHEDTILENVQVETSSEIEVPAHLIDQVIGQEHAVEVIRKAAIQRRHVMMIGSPGTGKSMLAKAMAELLPKEELQDLLVYPNAEDSNNPIIRTVPAGKAKQIVGAHKAEAKKRAQFRNTLMMLLMVGIIGYSFITMQWLMGIIAAAFVFMALRYSTPKDEAMIPKLLVSNDTTATAPFIDATGSQAGALLGDVRHDPFQSGGLETPAHDRVESGAIHRANGGVLFIDEINTLSPGSQQNLLTALQEGEFPITGQSERSSGAMVRTEPVPCRFVMIAAGNLDAVQGMHPALRSRIRGYGYEVFMSESMEETPENREKFIRFIAQEIKNDGKIPHFDQGAMAEVLREGRRRSGRKGHLTLKLRDMGGLIRVAGDLARQDGVELTTAAHVLAAKETARSIEDQISDENSRRLKDYDLSVVKGTSIGRVNGLAVTGADSGSVLPIMAEVTLSQSQFGQVIATGLLKEIAQESITNVSAIIKKFTGQDIQKLDIHIQFIGTYGGVDGDSASVSVATAVISAIEGIPVRQDLAMTGSLSVRGDVLPIGGVTYKIEAAAKAGIKKVLIPASNMNDVMIEERYRSMIEIVPVYHIEDVLKEALVPENEAGFLSKIKNMASRPAANLLDKTGIRPTVI, encoded by the coding sequence ATGGACAGTACTGTAAATGAGGAGCCAACGCACGAGGATACCATTTTAGAGAACGTGCAGGTGGAGACCTCATCCGAGATTGAGGTACCGGCGCATCTGATCGATCAGGTGATCGGTCAGGAGCATGCGGTTGAGGTGATCAGGAAGGCGGCGATACAACGCCGTCATGTGATGATGATCGGTAGCCCGGGGACCGGGAAGTCGATGCTTGCAAAAGCAATGGCTGAACTGCTCCCCAAAGAGGAGCTGCAGGACCTGCTGGTCTACCCCAATGCCGAGGACTCAAACAATCCTATCATCAGGACCGTCCCTGCAGGAAAGGCAAAGCAGATCGTCGGTGCTCATAAAGCTGAGGCCAAGAAGCGGGCGCAGTTCCGGAACACGTTGATGATGTTGCTGATGGTCGGGATCATCGGCTACTCATTCATCACGATGCAGTGGCTGATGGGGATCATCGCTGCAGCCTTCGTCTTCATGGCTCTCCGGTACAGCACTCCCAAGGATGAGGCGATGATCCCAAAGTTGCTCGTCTCCAATGATACCACCGCGACAGCTCCGTTCATCGATGCGACCGGTTCCCAGGCCGGCGCCTTGCTCGGGGATGTTCGGCATGACCCGTTCCAGAGCGGCGGGCTTGAGACCCCTGCCCATGACCGTGTGGAGTCTGGGGCGATCCACCGTGCTAACGGAGGTGTGCTCTTCATCGATGAGATCAATACCCTCTCGCCGGGTTCACAACAGAACCTGCTGACAGCACTGCAAGAGGGTGAATTTCCCATCACCGGGCAAAGTGAACGCTCAAGCGGTGCGATGGTCAGAACCGAACCGGTCCCGTGCCGATTCGTGATGATCGCAGCCGGCAACCTGGACGCGGTCCAGGGGATGCATCCGGCCCTCCGGTCCCGTATCAGGGGGTACGGTTACGAGGTTTTCATGTCCGAGTCGATGGAGGAGACCCCTGAGAACCGTGAGAAGTTCATCAGGTTCATTGCCCAGGAGATCAAGAACGACGGCAAGATCCCACACTTCGACCAGGGTGCAATGGCAGAGGTGCTCAGAGAGGGCCGCCGCCGGTCAGGGCGCAAAGGGCACCTGACCTTGAAACTGCGTGACATGGGTGGATTGATCCGGGTGGCCGGGGACCTGGCCAGGCAGGATGGGGTCGAACTGACGACCGCTGCCCACGTGCTTGCAGCCAAGGAGACCGCTCGTTCGATCGAGGATCAGATCTCTGATGAGAACAGCCGGCGGTTGAAGGACTATGATCTCTCGGTGGTGAAGGGGACAAGCATCGGTCGGGTGAACGGGCTTGCCGTGACCGGGGCCGACTCGGGCTCGGTGCTCCCGATCATGGCCGAGGTCACCCTCAGCCAGAGCCAGTTCGGCCAGGTGATCGCCACCGGGCTGCTCAAGGAGATCGCCCAGGAGTCGATCACCAATGTCTCAGCGATCATCAAGAAGTTCACCGGGCAGGACATCCAGAAGCTTGACATCCATATCCAGTTCATCGGCACCTACGGTGGTGTGGACGGCGACTCGGCATCGGTTAGTGTGGCCACGGCTGTGATCAGTGCTATCGAGGGGATCCCGGTCAGGCAGGATCTCGCGATGACCGGGTCGCTCTCGGTTCGTGGGGACGTCCTTCCGATTGGGGGGGTCACCTACAAGATCGAGGCTGCGGCCAAGGCAGGGATCAAGAAGGTACTGATCCCGGCCTCGAACATGAACGATGTGATGATCGAGGAGCGGTACCGCTCAATGATCGAGATCGTTCCGGTCTATCATATCGAGGACGTGCTGAAGGAGGCCCTGGTCCCGGAGAACGAGGCGGGTTTCCTTTCCAAGATTAAGAACATGGCCTCGCGGCCGGCCGCCAACCTCCTCGACAAGACCGGAATCCGTCCAACGGTGATCTGA